One stretch of Roseimicrobium sp. ORNL1 DNA includes these proteins:
- a CDS encoding Gfo/Idh/MocA family oxidoreductase, producing the protein MSRPNAMNPPDSPVSSRRDFLKATTRTAAGVSVLSGITIPYVHASVNDEVKVALIGCGGRGSGAASNALSVGNAPTRLVAMADVQQDRMNASHDALSKKHPDRMSVSEDAKFIGFDAYKKAVDVLKPGDIAVFATPPAFRWVHYKYAIERGVNIFMEKPLAVDGPTSKRMLELNEEAKKKGLKVAVGLMCRHCRVRGDLYNRIQDGAIGDLILARAYRMQAPVASCFSKRRPEETPELIWQIQRFHSFLWASGGAYSDFFIHNIDEACWMKNDWPVEAQASGGRTDRGDYVDQNFDHYSVEYTWKDGSKFFFEGRNITGCRNEFSTTVHGSKGMAIVSSAGHLPAKSAIFKGQTRDAASTVWRAPSTEPNPYQMEWDDFLDAIRNNKPYNEMERGVKASLVTCMGRMAAHTGQIITYDQMLNCPYEFAPGVDKLTLDGPAPIHEDANGRYPVPLPGVNRDREYAMADVVVPAAPAPAPAPAAGAQKS; encoded by the coding sequence ATGTCCCGCCCTAACGCCATGAATCCACCCGACTCTCCCGTTTCCTCCCGTCGCGATTTTCTGAAAGCCACGACCCGGACTGCCGCCGGCGTCTCCGTCCTGTCCGGCATCACCATCCCGTACGTCCACGCCTCGGTGAATGACGAGGTGAAGGTGGCGCTCATCGGCTGCGGCGGCCGTGGATCCGGTGCGGCGAGCAATGCGCTTTCCGTGGGCAATGCCCCCACCCGTCTCGTTGCCATGGCGGACGTGCAGCAGGACCGCATGAACGCCAGCCACGATGCGCTGAGCAAGAAGCACCCGGACCGCATGAGCGTTTCCGAGGACGCGAAGTTCATCGGGTTCGATGCCTACAAGAAGGCCGTGGACGTGCTCAAGCCGGGCGATATCGCTGTCTTCGCCACGCCTCCTGCCTTCCGCTGGGTGCACTACAAGTACGCCATTGAGCGTGGCGTGAACATCTTCATGGAAAAGCCGCTGGCGGTGGACGGTCCCACCTCCAAGCGCATGCTGGAGCTGAATGAAGAGGCGAAGAAGAAGGGCCTCAAGGTGGCCGTGGGTCTCATGTGCCGCCACTGCCGCGTCCGTGGAGATCTTTACAATCGCATCCAGGACGGCGCGATTGGTGACCTCATCCTGGCCCGCGCGTACCGCATGCAGGCCCCGGTGGCCTCCTGCTTCTCCAAGCGTCGTCCGGAAGAAACGCCCGAGCTCATCTGGCAGATCCAGCGCTTCCATTCCTTCCTCTGGGCGAGCGGTGGCGCGTACAGCGACTTCTTCATCCACAACATCGATGAAGCCTGCTGGATGAAGAACGACTGGCCGGTGGAAGCCCAGGCCAGCGGTGGCCGCACGGATCGCGGCGACTATGTGGACCAGAACTTCGACCACTACTCCGTGGAATACACCTGGAAGGATGGCAGCAAGTTCTTCTTTGAAGGCCGCAACATCACCGGCTGCCGCAATGAGTTCTCCACCACGGTGCATGGCTCGAAGGGCATGGCCATCGTTTCCTCGGCAGGTCACCTCCCGGCGAAGAGCGCCATCTTCAAGGGCCAGACACGCGATGCCGCCTCCACCGTGTGGCGTGCACCGTCTACCGAGCCGAACCCCTACCAGATGGAGTGGGATGACTTCCTCGACGCCATCCGCAACAACAAGCCCTACAACGAAATGGAGCGCGGCGTGAAGGCGAGCCTCGTCACCTGCATGGGCCGCATGGCGGCGCACACTGGCCAGATCATCACCTATGATCAGATGCTGAACTGCCCGTATGAATTCGCCCCCGGCGTGGACAAGCTGACCCTCGATGGCCCAGCTCCGATCCACGAAGACGCCAACGGCCGCTATCCCGTGCCGCTTCCCGGTGTGAATCGTGACCGCGAGTACGCCATGGCGGATGTGGTGGTGCCAGCAGCCCCGGCTCCGGCTCCGGCACCCGCGGCGGGAGCACAGAAGTCCTAA
- a CDS encoding aspartate aminotransferase family protein: MGKEYSITPVSVPHVETKHRRIQTALPHPDSVPVLEKLRSLEPISMRGMPPIVWDKAEDYYVYDRHGNKWLDWSSGVLVTNAGHGVKEVREAIIAQVQSGLLHNYVFPSEERAELTELLISLAPADLKKVFLLTTGSEATECAIKLSRSHGIKVGGRGKIGIIGFERGFHGRTLGSQQAGGMAGQKNWIVNEDPAIFTVPFPDGYWQPDVSFECFLKAIDQRGLKPENIAGVMMETYQGVGPDFAPTEYVRQLAAWCKKHQIVLTFDEVQAGFGRTGKFWAFEHYGLTPDIICCGKGISSSLPLSAVIGRAEIMDQFPPGSMTSTHTGNPVCCAAAMAAIRKILREKMTENAAALEPVLLAGLQKIQAQYPEVIGHVTAKGLVAGMQTVKPGTKDPDHDLAHRIIELCYQRGLLLFAPVGAWGQTVKIAPPLSIPKDALQEGLTVLEEATAQAISELVAEEVLQAA; this comes from the coding sequence ATGGGCAAAGAGTACAGCATTACCCCCGTCTCCGTTCCTCACGTGGAGACGAAGCATCGTCGCATTCAAACCGCGCTGCCGCATCCGGATTCCGTGCCGGTACTGGAGAAGCTGCGTTCCCTTGAGCCCATCTCCATGCGTGGCATGCCGCCCATCGTCTGGGACAAGGCCGAGGACTACTATGTCTATGACCGCCACGGCAACAAGTGGCTCGACTGGAGCAGCGGCGTGCTGGTGACGAATGCCGGCCACGGCGTGAAAGAAGTGCGCGAGGCCATCATCGCCCAGGTCCAGAGCGGCCTGCTGCACAACTACGTTTTCCCCAGCGAAGAGCGCGCCGAACTCACCGAACTCCTCATCTCGCTCGCCCCGGCGGACCTGAAGAAGGTCTTCCTCCTAACCACCGGTTCGGAGGCCACGGAGTGCGCCATCAAGCTCTCGCGCTCCCACGGCATCAAGGTCGGCGGACGCGGGAAGATAGGCATCATTGGCTTCGAGCGTGGTTTCCATGGTCGTACGCTGGGATCCCAGCAGGCGGGCGGCATGGCGGGACAGAAGAACTGGATCGTGAACGAAGACCCCGCGATCTTCACCGTGCCCTTCCCGGATGGCTACTGGCAGCCGGACGTGAGCTTCGAGTGTTTCCTCAAGGCGATTGACCAGCGTGGCCTCAAGCCGGAGAACATCGCCGGCGTCATGATGGAGACCTACCAGGGCGTGGGTCCCGACTTCGCCCCGACCGAGTACGTGCGCCAGCTCGCTGCGTGGTGCAAGAAGCACCAGATCGTGCTCACCTTTGACGAAGTGCAGGCTGGCTTCGGTCGCACGGGCAAGTTCTGGGCGTTTGAGCACTACGGCCTGACGCCGGACATCATCTGCTGTGGCAAGGGCATCAGCAGCTCGCTGCCGCTCTCGGCGGTGATTGGCCGTGCGGAGATCATGGACCAGTTCCCTCCTGGCTCCATGACCAGCACGCACACGGGTAATCCCGTCTGCTGCGCAGCCGCCATGGCAGCCATCCGCAAGATTCTGCGCGAGAAGATGACGGAAAACGCCGCCGCGCTGGAGCCCGTGCTCCTTGCAGGGCTGCAGAAAATCCAGGCGCAGTATCCCGAGGTCATCGGCCACGTTACGGCCAAGGGACTCGTGGCTGGCATGCAGACCGTGAAGCCGGGCACGAAAGACCCCGATCACGACCTCGCCCACCGCATCATTGAGCTGTGCTACCAGAGGGGGCTTCTCCTTTTCGCGCCAGTCGGAGCCTGGGGACAGACGGTGAAAATCGCACCTCCCCTTAGCATCCCGAAAGACGCGTTGCAGGAAGGACTCACGGTACTGGAAGAAGCTACCGCCCAAGCGATTTCCGAACTGGTCGCAGAGGAAGTGTTGCAGGCTGCCTGA